The genomic DNA CACATCACCGAACTGGACCGAAGCAATGTGCTGCAGTGCCATGAGCGCATAATCGGCCTTTTTTGAAATCTTCAACATTCCTATTGCCGATCTGTTTGATCGGAGACTATAATGATCTCCGATCTATCCGGTCGGATTAAGCGTAGCACGCAGGTTTCATTGGTGTCAATACACAGTCAGAGTCCAGCGCTATCTCAGAAAGGAACAGGCACATGGGCGGGACAAACCCGTATATTGAAAAGACCGATTATGAGCTTCCCAAAGTCTCCTATACCGTGACATTTATTCAGCCGAATGGGAGTTCGACCGCAGTCTCAGTCGATCCTACAAAGATTCCCTACGGTGTTACTGGCCTGCCGGGAAGCATTTTAGATATTGCAATGGGTCACGGAGTGGATTTGGAGCATGTCTGTGGTGGTGTGGTTGCTTGTTCGACCTGTCACGTTATCGTGAAACAGGGATTGGAAACTTGCAATGAGGGAACCGACGATGAGTATGATCAGTTGGACGAAGCCCCCATGACGACATTACAGTCTCGTCTGGGGTGTCAGTGTGTGCCGAACGGAACCAAGGATATCGTCGTCGAAATTCCGGCCGTCAATAAAAATCTCGTGCGGGAGGGGCATTGATTCATACGCGTTGTTCGTTAAACGTTATTGGTTAAACGCAAGAATGAGGGTCTCGCGGTTAACGGTTACGATTCACGATAACTCTCTCTAATCGTACGTCTCTATCTTCACCTCTTTTCGATCGTACCCTCTCTCCATCAAATATGCACGCAGGGGCCGGACGAACGCTTTGGTCCCACAGATCATCGGAATCACTTTTGACTGTCCTTGGACCAGCGGCGTGAGCATGGACAAGGTTTTTCCCACGGCTTCCGACTCTCCGTTTCGAGCGACCAGCGGAAGATAACGGAAAGAGGGATGTTGCATGGCCATGGTGAGCCATTCTGGATGAAACAGGACCTCATCCTCTTGGGGCGCTACGGCAATCAATAAAACGGGAGTTTGGATTTTCAAAAAAAACATCTGTTTAAGAAGGCATCGCATTGGGACAAGACCGGTGTAGCGTCCAATCAGCAGCAGCTCTCGATCCAGTGGTTGAGGCAGGATGAAATTTCCGTAAGGGCCCGACAACGGAACTTCATCTCCAGATCTCAGCTCATAGAGATAATTGGAACCCAATCCTTGGGGGACGCGATCAAATATCAGCGTGAGTTCCCCATACGGGGACGAAGGATCGGCCATGGAATATGCGCGGTTGAGCGGCTGCTTTGGTCCCACCGGCAGTTTGAGAGAGACCCACTGCCCCGCTTGAAAAGGAATCTTGCTAGTCTTGGGCTTGACGACGAGTTGGCGGACGCGGGGCGTGAGATCGGTGACCGCAAGTACTGTGGCAGGTTGCGTGATCTCCGCCATGATCGACTCGCGGCACCGTCATAGCAGAAGCCGTCAGGAGATGGAAGTGGCCGGGCGATGTACAAGGATTTTCACAGCATGGTATAGATGTTCGGTCGGTTGTGTATGAAGAAGGGGCGACACCCTCATGAGCCAAGTTCGAGTCCGGTTTGCCCCAAGTCCGACGGGATTTCTTCACATAGGAGGAGTGCGCACAGCTCTGTTCAATTGGCTCTTCGCTCGCCAACAACAGGGTGTGTTTATCCTCCGCATTGAGGATACCGATCAAAGTCGCTCGACGGATGAATCGATTCAAGCCATCATCGATGGCATGAATTGGGTCGGTCTTGATTGGGACGAGGGGCCGTTTCGCCAAACGGAACGGATGGATCTCTATCGCAGCCATGGCATGAGGTTGTTCGAGGCGGAGCATGCCTACTGGTGTGTATGTAAGGCCGAAGCGTTGGAGGCTCGGAGAAAAGAAGCGGAAGCCAAAGGACTCTCCCCTCGCTATGACGGTCGCTGCCGCAATTTGGGAATCACTAACCCGCCGAGAGATGCCGCACTTCGATTCAAGGCCCCGCGCGAGGGCCAGACGATAATCGATGACCTCATCAAGGGAAAGGTCGTCTTCGATAACACCGTTGTGGACGATTTGATCATTCTCAGGTCCAACGGATATCCGACCTACAACTTTTCAGTCGTGGTCGATGACGCCTTGATGGGCATTACACACGTAGTGCGGGGAGATGACCATCTCACGAATACGCCGCGCCAGATTCCAATTTTCGAGGCCTTGGGGTTTGCCGTCCCGCGGTTCGGGCATCTACCGATGATCCTAGGGGCGGACAAGACGCGGCTCTCTAAGCGCCATGGTGCCACTTCAATTATGGCTTATAAAGACATGGGTTATTTGCCCGATGCCATGGTCAATTACCTGGTTCGCCTCGGCTGGTCTCACGGAGATCAAGAACTCTTTTCCCGGCAGGAGTTGATCGACAAATTTTCATGGGATCACGTGCAGAAGTCGGCGGCAGTTTTTAATCCCGACAAGTTGCTCTGGATGAATGCCGAATACGTCAAAACCAGTCCCCCGCGTCAAGTCGCCCAAGCGCTCGTGCCATTCTTGGAACAAGCGGGCTTAAAAAAAGAAATCGCGGCCGTTTCGGACGAATGGCTCACACAGCTGGTAGTGTTGGTGAAGGAACGGGCAAAAACGTTGGTCGAAATGGTGGAGTGGGTGAAGCCGTATTTTGGGCAGACGGTTACATTCGATGAAGAAGCGGTGAAAAAGTTTCTGACGCCGGCCATCGTACCGGTCCTGAGCAAACTGAGTACGCGGTTTGAAAACTTCTCGGTGTTTTCCAAGGCGGAATGGGAGAATAGCTTCAAGCAATTGGTTGAGGAAGAGAATATGAAGATGGGTCAGCTCGCTCAGCCGGTCCGCGTTGCTTTGACCGGGCGAACGGCAAGTCCAGGACTTTTTGAGGTGATGGAAGTGTTGGGTCGTGACCGGACCTTATTTCGCCTCCAAAAAGGGCTTGAGCGTGCCTCCATGGGATGAAGGGTTCTCCGCCAAGCCCGCGTCGATCTTGACGGAATTGCGATTGATATATTACTGTGAATCCCGGTTGGGGGATCGTCTAGCGGTAGGACGTCAGTCTCTGGATCTGACTACCTAGGTTCGATTCCTAGTCCCCCAGCCAATTATCTTTCTTAGCCTTACCGTCAGTGGTTCATTTCCGTACCGCGCTGGGGGATCGTCTAGCGGTAGGACGCCGGCCTTTGGAGCCGGCTACCTAGGTTCGATTCCTAGTCCCCCAGCCATTTCCTCGCTTGCAATAACTGTTAGCCCACATTGTCACGCCAAAACATAGCCAAGAAAGGCTGAGCGGCTGAGAGCATGAGAAAATCGTGAGACTGTGAGACCCAGGCGATGCTCGATGGCGAGAACTCGTTGCTCCAAATTCTCCACCCGCTGATGGAGTTGTTGATAGGACAAGCGCAGAAGAGCCCGGGTTTCTTTGGTTTCACTTTGCGTTTCTGATCGGAAATCTTCCATGTACTGTCGAGCGGCCTGTTGTCCTTCAACGAGAAGCGAGATCTTATGTTCCAGATGTTCAACCAGGACGCCGGTATGCCGTTTGACGTCCTCGATTTCCTCTCGAAGCCGGTCTTCGGTCTGGTGAATTTGGTGGTGAAGCCGGCCCTCGGTCTGTTGAATTTCATGGCGAAGCCGGCCTTCGAGGACTTCAGTGGCTCCGGTGACAATTTGTTTGATTTGCGCCAGGGATTCTTGATCCATAGCAGGAGCTCCAATCGGCGCTACTGTAGGTGATTGGTCGGGAGAATTCAACGGTCTGAAACTACGATCAGTCGTCTGCTGTTAGCTTCCGAAAAAAATCTGAAGTCGAGCCTTGGCATTCGCTTCACGAATGCGCATGGCGAATCACGCGAAGAAATGATGGCGCCAGAACTATACAGGGGTTACGCCAGCGTGCTCATGTCGATCACGAATCGGAACTTCACATCGCCTCGCATGACCCGTTCATAGGCTTCATTGACCTGCTGAATGGGGATCAGTTCGATGTCCGACTCGATCTGATGCTGTGCGCAGAAGTCGAGCATTTTTTGCGTTTCTTTGATCCCGCCAATGAGAGAGCCGGTGAGGCGCCGTCGCTTAAAAATGAGTGAGAACGCCTGAACGGGAGTCGGCGTCTCGGGTGCGCCCACGAGGATCATGGTGCCGTCCGTCTTGAGGAGGTTCAGATAGGCGTTGTAATCGTGTGGTGCGGAGACCGTGTCGAGGATATAATGAAAGTATCCTTGGAACTTGGTAAAGGTCTGAGGGTTTGATGTCACGGCAAAGTTCGCCGCGCCTAGCCGCTTGGCGTCCTCCCGTTTATTCTCGGATGTGCTCAACACCGTAACCTCGGTTCCCATCGCTTTGGCGATCTTCACCGCCATGTGGCCGAGACCACCCAGCCCGAGGACGGCTAGTTTGTGATAACGACCCACTCCCCACTGACGCAGGGGAGAGTAGGTCGTAATCCCTGCACAGAGCAGCGGGGCCGCTCCCGCCGGTGAGAGCGTCGAGGGAATCCGGAGGACATAGTTCTCGTCCACCACGATCTGAGTCGAATAGCCGCCCTGAGTGATCCGCCCTGCTTTATCTTGCCCGCTGTACGTCCACAGTGTGCCGCCGTCGCAATATTGTTCCAAGCCTTCGCGGCAAGCCGTACAAGTCCGACAGGAATCGACAAAGCAACCGACACCGGCTCGATCACCAGCCTTGAAGGAGGTCACCGCCGTGCCGACTTGTGCCACGGTTCCGACAATCTCATGGCCGGGTACCATCGGGAACAGGGAAATGCCCCACTCGTTACGGGTCTGGTGTATATCTGAGTGACAGATGCCGCAATGCGAAATCGTAATCATGACGTCGTGTGGACCGACTTCGCGCCGTTCGAAGGAAAACGGTTGCAATCTCTCTTTGGCTGCCATCGCCGCATAGCCTTTAGTCGCGAGCATAAAATATTGTCCTCCGAGGGTGAGTTGAAACTGTGACCTTAGCAAGTTCGCTTCAGCTTGCCAATAGGGAAGAGAGCGGCTCTGTCATAAACAGCGATGTTCGATCACCGTCGAGCGTGTGAGATGCGGCTTGGCGAGGGAACATGGCCCCCTCGCTTCCCCTTGTCGTCCTTAACTTTTCGCGTGGCCTTCGTCCAGATGCTCGTCGGATTCAGGAGTGATCATCTCAGTTGTGAGCAGTGGCCCTGGGATACGGTATTGTTCAGAGGCCCACGTTCCTAGATCCGTGATTTGACAACGCTCGGAACAGAAGGGACGCCAGGGATTTGCATCCCAAGTCGTAGGTTGCTGGCATAGAGGACAGATCATGAGTGCAGTGTAACGTCTGAACCTATATGAAGTACATTCGCTGAACGCCGGTTCATATCAGCGCTGGGATCTATGCTGAGCTTTCTCAACCTTGGCCCAGGCATCTTTGAGAGACACGGTTCGGTTGAAGAGAAGAGCCTCGGGTGATGAGTCGGGATCGACACAAAAGTACCCCTGCCGCTCGAATTGAAAGCGAGAACCGGGCGCGGTTGAGCGAAGGCTTGGCTCAACCAGGCAGCCGGTGAGGAGTTCCAACGATTGGGGGTTTAACGACCGTGTCCAGTCCTGTTCAGCCGAAAGTTTGGACTGGTCGGCGAGAAGAAGCGGATGATAGAGACGGATGGTTGCCGGGGCTGCATGTGGTGCCGATACCCAGTGAATGGTGGCTTTCACTTTCCGTTGCTCTTGCGCCGATCCGCTTCTCGTCTCAGGGTCATAGGTGCAATGCAGTTCGGCGACCGCACCGGTCTGGGGATCCTTTGTTGCGCTCACACATTTGATGATGTATCCATAGCGCAGCCGGACTTCCCGGCCGGGCGCGAGGCGGTAGAACTGTTTCGGTGGGTCCTCCCTGAAATCATCCTGCTCAATGTACAACGTCCTCGAGAAGGGAACCTTTCTTGTTCCGGCTGAGAGGTCCTCAGGGTTATTCACGGCGTCGAGTTCTTCGACAGCACCTTCAGGATAGTTGTCGAGTATGACTTTCAACGGTCGGAGTACGGCCATCACGCGCGGTGACCGCTTGTTCAAGTCCTCTCGGATGAAATGTTCGAGCAGCTGCATTTCCACGATCGCATCACGCTTCGCGACGCCGATATGTTCGCAAAAGGCACGAATCGCTTCAGGAGTCACCCCTCGACGACGGAGGCCTCTCAAGGTGGGAAGGCGCGGATCATCCCAGCCCGCCACGAATTCCTTGCCGACCAATTCGAGAAGCTTGCGCTTGCTCATCACTGTGGAGGTGAGATTCAGACGGGCAAATTCGATTTGCTGCGGACGATGTGGAGTGTCGGCTTCGGCAACGACCCAATCATAGAGAGGACGGTGATCTTCAAACTCTAGCGTACAGAGCGAGTGCGTGATTCCTTCGATGGCGTCAGACAACGGATGGGCAAAGTCATACGAGGGATAGATGCACCATGCCGTTCCCGTCCGATAATGAGTGGCATGGCGAATTCGATAGAGGATCGGATCCCGCAGATTGATGTTTGGGGAACCCATATCGATTTTGGCGCGTAGGACGTAGGTTCCGTCGGCAAATTCTCCGGCTCGCATGCGGGCAAAAAGATCCAGATTCTCGTCGGCGGATCGGGTTCGATAAGGACTGTCACGACCTGGTTCGGTAAGCGTGCCGCGGTGTTCACGGATTTGATCCGCCGTGAGACTGTCGACATAGGCTTTGCCTTTCTTGATCAAAACAACCGCAAAAGCATACAGCTGTTCAAAATAATCCGATGCATAGAACATCTTGCCGTGCCAATTAAACCCCAACCAGCGGACGTCGTCCTGTATGGCTTGAACGTACTCGGGATCTTCGGTGGTGGGATTCGTGTCGTCGAATCTCAGGTGACAGACCCCTCCGGGAGTCTCGTGCGCGATCCCAAAATTCAGTACGATGGATTTGGCATGACCGATGTGAAGATATCCATTAGGCTCGGGAGGAAATCGCGTGACGACTCGTCCGCCGTGTTTGCCTGCCGCCCGGTCGGCTGCCACGAGATCCCGAATGAAATTAGAAGACGTTGAGGATTCCGGTGTGGTCATGCAGTCTTGGAGGAATGTTTTATCACGGTGATTCTGTGGACGGTGGGTTCCCGATGGAGTTTTACCACAGATAGGCCGACCGGCGGAATGGGGACGATTATGCAGAAGACTCAGTAGCAGAAGTGTCCGACATCCGTGTCGGCGTGACGTTGAAATCTTTTTGGGCGATGAGATGGCCTTCCATGCGCAGCCGGAATTCATACCGACCGGGTGCAGGAAAGATCAGCAAAGGAATGTTAATCCCGAAGTCTGAAATCTGGAGGCGATCGCCGATTTCGATGTTGGGCAGCGTGGCTCGGCAGACCAGTTGTTCGGCGTTGAGGTAGATCAAGTCGATATCAAAATGGTACAGGCCTTCGGCATCGGTGAGGCAGAAGTAGAGGCCCATCTGTTGATGTTGGAACGGAAATGAGACGGCCTGTAGATGGGTAAAGATTCCGATCAGGCTTTTCTTTTTCGTGAGACTGTCCTCGATCACTTGGTCGCAGACGAGGAATGCTTGAACGGTCGGTTTGGGAATCTCGGTCATAGTTGCCATTCTAGGAAAAGAAGGGATAACGGTAAACGGGTTCTCGCTTTTTCGCAGAGATTAGGAGCGGGCACCCTGTCCCTCCGGAAAACGGTATGATAGAAAACTCAGATGCCCGAAGATTGGGTGAAAGACGAACAGGATCAATCAAGAACGGCCGGTCCACCTCGAGCTTCCACAATATTTCCGAACAGCGCGGTGCCAGAGCCGATCCTGCAGTAATGAGGAGTGATCTCTATCGGCATTCCCTTGTGCGAGTACAACTTCCCGCGAGTGAGATCTACTCTATGCTCCGATGCCATGCGAGCTTCGAGCACGATATGACCCGACTGCAGATCTGTCACCAGAATGAAGCGACCATCAACCGACGAAAGACGTTGGCCTACCGGAACATCGACGGTAAATCGCCCGCTGTCGTTCAACGTG from Nitrospira sp. includes the following:
- a CDS encoding Ferredoxin, 2Fe-2S, giving the protein MGGTNPYIEKTDYELPKVSYTVTFIQPNGSSTAVSVDPTKIPYGVTGLPGSILDIAMGHGVDLEHVCGGVVACSTCHVIVKQGLETCNEGTDDEYDQLDEAPMTTLQSRLGCQCVPNGTKDIVVEIPAVNKNLVREGH
- a CDS encoding Glutamyl-tRNA synthetase — protein: MSQVRVRFAPSPTGFLHIGGVRTALFNWLFARQQQGVFILRIEDTDQSRSTDESIQAIIDGMNWVGLDWDEGPFRQTERMDLYRSHGMRLFEAEHAYWCVCKAEALEARRKEAEAKGLSPRYDGRCRNLGITNPPRDAALRFKAPREGQTIIDDLIKGKVVFDNTVVDDLIILRSNGYPTYNFSVVVDDALMGITHVVRGDDHLTNTPRQIPIFEALGFAVPRFGHLPMILGADKTRLSKRHGATSIMAYKDMGYLPDAMVNYLVRLGWSHGDQELFSRQELIDKFSWDHVQKSAAVFNPDKLLWMNAEYVKTSPPRQVAQALVPFLEQAGLKKEIAAVSDEWLTQLVVLVKERAKTLVEMVEWVKPYFGQTVTFDEEAVKKFLTPAIVPVLSKLSTRFENFSVFSKAEWENSFKQLVEEENMKMGQLAQPVRVALTGRTASPGLFEVMEVLGRDRTLFRLQKGLERASMG
- a CDS encoding NADP-dependent alcohol dehydrogenase; its protein translation is MLATKGYAAMAAKERLQPFSFERREVGPHDVMITISHCGICHSDIHQTRNEWGISLFPMVPGHEIVGTVAQVGTAVTSFKAGDRAGVGCFVDSCRTCTACREGLEQYCDGGTLWTYSGQDKAGRITQGGYSTQIVVDENYVLRIPSTLSPAGAAPLLCAGITTYSPLRQWGVGRYHKLAVLGLGGLGHMAVKIAKAMGTEVTVLSTSENKREDAKRLGAANFAVTSNPQTFTKFQGYFHYILDTVSAPHDYNAYLNLLKTDGTMILVGAPETPTPVQAFSLIFKRRRLTGSLIGGIKETQKMLDFCAQHQIESDIELIPIQQVNEAYERVMRGDVKFRFVIDMSTLA
- a CDS encoding Glutaminyl-tRNA synthetase produces the protein MTTPESSTSSNFIRDLVAADRAAGKHGGRVVTRFPPEPNGYLHIGHAKSIVLNFGIAHETPGGVCHLRFDDTNPTTEDPEYVQAIQDDVRWLGFNWHGKMFYASDYFEQLYAFAVVLIKKGKAYVDSLTADQIREHRGTLTEPGRDSPYRTRSADENLDLFARMRAGEFADGTYVLRAKIDMGSPNINLRDPILYRIRHATHYRTGTAWCIYPSYDFAHPLSDAIEGITHSLCTLEFEDHRPLYDWVVAEADTPHRPQQIEFARLNLTSTVMSKRKLLELVGKEFVAGWDDPRLPTLRGLRRRGVTPEAIRAFCEHIGVAKRDAIVEMQLLEHFIREDLNKRSPRVMAVLRPLKVILDNYPEGAVEELDAVNNPEDLSAGTRKVPFSRTLYIEQDDFREDPPKQFYRLAPGREVRLRYGYIIKCVSATKDPQTGAVAELHCTYDPETRSGSAQEQRKVKATIHWVSAPHAAPATIRLYHPLLLADQSKLSAEQDWTRSLNPQSLELLTGCLVEPSLRSTAPGSRFQFERQGYFCVDPDSSPEALLFNRTVSLKDAWAKVEKAQHRSQR